In a genomic window of Balaenoptera ricei isolate mBalRic1 chromosome 3, mBalRic1.hap2, whole genome shotgun sequence:
- the NUDCD2 gene encoding nudC domain-containing protein 2 isoform X1, with the protein MSAPFEERSGVVPCATPWGQWYQTLEEVFIEVQVPPGTRAQDIQCGLQSRHVALAVGGREIFKGKLFDSTIADEGTWTLEDRKMVRIVLTKTKRDAANCWTSLLESGYAADPWVQDQMQRKLTLERFQKENPGFDFSGAEISGNYTKGGPDFSNLEK; encoded by the exons ATGTCAGCCCCGTTTGAGGAGCGCAGTGGGGTGGTTCCGTGCGCAACACCTTGGGGCCAGTGGTACCAGACCTTGGAGGAGGTGTTCATTGAAGTTCAGGTGCCGCCAGGCACTCGCGCCCAGGATATTCAGTGCGGCCTGCAGAGCCGGCATGTGGCGCTGGCCGTGGGGGGCCGCGAGATCTTCAAG gGCAAACTCTTTGATTCTACAATAGCTGATGAGGGAACGTGGACTCTGG aggATAGAAAAATGGTCCGTATTGTTcttacaaagacaaagagagatgcGGCAAATTGTTGGACTTCTCTTCTAGAATCTGGATATGCAGCTGATCCTTGGGTGCAAGACCAAATGCAGAGAAAACTTACATTAGAGAGATTCCAGAAAGAA aaTCCTGGTTTTGACTTCAGTGGAGCAGAAATCTCAGGAAACTACACTAAAGGTGGACCAGATTTCTCAAATCTTGAGAAATAA
- the NUDCD2 gene encoding nudC domain-containing protein 2 isoform X2 — MSAPFEERSGVVPCATPWGQWYQTLEEVFIEVQVPPGTRAQDIQCGLQSRHVALAVGGREIFKGKLFDSTIADEGTWTLESGYAADPWVQDQMQRKLTLERFQKENPGFDFSGAEISGNYTKGGPDFSNLEK; from the exons ATGTCAGCCCCGTTTGAGGAGCGCAGTGGGGTGGTTCCGTGCGCAACACCTTGGGGCCAGTGGTACCAGACCTTGGAGGAGGTGTTCATTGAAGTTCAGGTGCCGCCAGGCACTCGCGCCCAGGATATTCAGTGCGGCCTGCAGAGCCGGCATGTGGCGCTGGCCGTGGGGGGCCGCGAGATCTTCAAG gGCAAACTCTTTGATTCTACAATAGCTGATGAGGGAACGTGGACTCTGG AATCTGGATATGCAGCTGATCCTTGGGTGCAAGACCAAATGCAGAGAAAACTTACATTAGAGAGATTCCAGAAAGAA aaTCCTGGTTTTGACTTCAGTGGAGCAGAAATCTCAGGAAACTACACTAAAGGTGGACCAGATTTCTCAAATCTTGAGAAATAA